TCCTGGAAACTTCTAATTagaaatagcagcagctttAACAAATCACCAGTCCTCTGATGTTGCTAAAATGTGCAGCTTCCCATAATTAATACCTAACAGAGACTTATTTTTAAAGAGTTAACTTCCCAGGAGTTTGAATACCCAAGACAGAATTCCACAGCTTGTGTTTTATCATGCTGTCTGCTCTAAGTGAATTAGTGCAGCTATTTACAAATCAAATAATCATTTTTAATCAGGTTTTCAAAACCTGATAGAGAATGGTGATGGAAAATTTTGGGAACCAGTAATCCCAGCTTCTGGTCATACCACTATTTTACAAAAAGGCAACAGAGTGCCTCCCCAAAAGGCAGTAAATAATGAAGCAAGAGGAAAAGCTATCACAGGCTCTGAAATGTTCATGTTGGCTTATTCCTTTGATCAATTTATGTAAAGGATCACATGTAATCATCAAAACACATTCCTACAAGTTCCAGCACACCCTGCTCATTTGTCTGTGGGAAGTAACAGTGCTGCAAAGATCTGCAAGATCCAAACACAGCATAATGTTTCCTATCAGCCCATCTCACAGAGCACATTAAATCTCCCCTAAAAGGCAAACAAGGACTATTCAAATATTTGTTGTACGCAGATGCAGGAACCAGGAAGAACTGTATGCATAAGAGCAGAACAAGACTGAGGAAAACAAAGTAAGCACTTACCTGAACTGAAGGTGATAGCTCTTGTGATTGCTTACTGCTAGTCCCTTGGAAAGATGCTAGAGCAACACTGTCAGTCTTGTGTAACACTGGGCCATCACTCCTGGCAGACACGTCTGTCCTATGTGACTGCCACGTCTCTTTTCTGTGATGAGATTCACCAGCCTGCTCATCTCCAAAGGCAGCCCAAGAACAGCTGTCTTTTTGTTCATCTTCAAAAGCATTCCAGTCTGTAGCCTGGTTACAACCTGCTGAACTGAAGTCTGCAAAGTCATCCGAGTCCTGGAAAGCAACACTCTCATCTTGAGCTTTTGGCACTGAATCGAAGTCTCCAAATTCAGTATCATCACCATTTCCTACCTCAGTAGTATGCTGGAAGTCTACCCCAGAAGTTTTACTGGTAGTATCACATTCTAAAGTGTCAGCAGCCTGATTTAGTTCAGCTTGGTCCAAACTTGCTGGCTGCTTACAAACAGTACTCGTGTCCCTGAATTCACCAAATTCCTCGTTAGGTTCGCTAATGTGTGCGGGCTGTTCAGAAGTTCTTTCTGAATCAAGAGCATTTACTGAGTCTTGAGCAATCCTGAAGGTGGGAGGTGCACTGCTGACTGAACCAAAGTCACCAAACACATCATCATGTTTGTCACTGCAAGCTAAACCTTCAGTGCTACTTCCACCATTCTTGAGATCTTCATCACCACCCAGTTTGTCTCCTGCAGGATCACAGCTGAGGCTGTGGATCTTATCAGCCTTGATGTCTGCTGCTTCTGAAGAATCCTCAGGCCTACTAAAATCTTTGCCATTCTCTATGTGATGTTGTCTTCTTCTCCCACTGTGCTCTCCGTTCTCTGTAGTGCATATTGAACTTCCAGTTGTTTGAGACGTACTAGAAATTGTGAATTCCAGTGCTGAGGGACCCTGTTCACAACTAATTTCTGAAATGCAAACCTCTTCTTCACTATGAGTTACTCTGTTTATTCTGTTGTTCTCCTGAATGCTCACTGAGTCTCTTTCATTAAGAACACTGCATATTGTAGGCCCTGTTCCCTCTAAAtggggtggggttttgtttgagAAGGTAGCAAAATCTGCAACATCTTCACCTGAGCTAGGCAATGAGTTCAAATTTTGCTCGGTAGTATGGGTGCCAACAGTTTTCAGTCCCTTTGAGTCACCAATACTGTCTAGATCTTCTGTTCCCTGAGGATTTACAGGGTCTGATGCTGCAAATCCATTTGTTAGAATCTCTAGACATGGAAGTTTCTCACCATTACAAGCATCTAtttgctcctcctgcctctCAACTGTTACACCAGTTCTAACCACACAAGAAgaaaaaccctctgattttccAGTGTTGTCTCTTTGTTCCCCCCTTCTGTTTACATCTTCTAAAGCGGTACCTGAAGTTCTAAACTTAGATTTTTCTTTGATAGTACTAGTAGCTGACATATCAGAAAGCTCCTTAGTATGAGTAGGAAGCTCTGCAATGCAGTCTTTATCTTTACCATTTTTAACAGATGTGAAAGTTGCAATGCTAGCTACATTGTCAGAATAATCATGGAGTGGGATGAAATGATTTGTGGGTATAAACTCTTCCTTTGGATGACTGTAGTCCGCTGTATCAAAATCAGCAAAAGCTACACCAGCAGTGCTCACACCAGAAAATCCTCCAAactcatcttcatcatcatcatcagcTCCATTGTCAAGTGGTGGAGGGGAAGAGGAGTACATTCGAATAATGTCTGGTTCCATTGTTTGGTTCTGCTTCAACATTAATGTATTTCTGTACAAGGGAAAAACAGAGCTATGTTAGAACTTGGCTAGCTTTTGTGTTCttacatatttcatttttacagtTTCGTGCCTCTTTTTTGAAGTGTGTATATAGGTCAATATCTGTATTAGATATCAGAAAGAAGCATTCCCCAAACCCATGTGTTTCACAAGTCACAAAGAATCTACTGGGACAGTTCGAGTCTCTTCTAAACTACATGATCAAACTGTCAGCAGACAGTGCTGAAATTATAGTCTTGAGCTGTTGTGCAACACACTGGCACAACTAAATTCAGTTTTAACTCATCAGTTCTCTATTTCACATCACCAGCAGTTCACAAAACTGCCGGTGACCCTGGTCCATGTTCTGCCACACCCCTTTGTGTGCTCAGGTGTGTGACAGGAATTAAGCCACTCCACGGCCTATGCCACAACAGCCATACACATAAGAGACCTTCACCATTGTCAAGGACTTCAAAAAGTGTTGCCATAAGCTCTGAAATTGTGAAGGAGTGGAGGAAGGAACTGCTGTTAGAACCACTAGCTATGATCTGCTGCCCTACTCTCTTTCTACCAGACCATGAGTTTCTATTTGGTTGCCCTGTTCTCTGGATTTCCTACCCACAAGCCAACACACtgcctccagagctgctgccaccagccTGCTTCTGTCTTAGAAATGCCTCTGCATTTCTCTTATCTGGTAAGAGAAATAAGAAATGCCATCATGATGCCACCAGTAAAGCCAAGAGCCAAACACACTTCATCAAAAACTTATTCTCAAAAAGAGAGCTGAGCACGATtattcataaaatatttaaccACAAATCACTAAAccacagggggaaaagaagaaagtatTCCCATGGCCTACATAGAAACAGATTAAGGACTTTCTCTGTCTTAACACTGCAAACCATTAAAGGAACAAGCCAGGTATGGATGGAAAGTTTTCTTTCCTAAAGAATGATCTTGACTTTTTCAATGCTGTGTGCAATTAATGAAATAACTACTAGTATGTATAAATTCACAGTTGTACATACCACTGAACTAGTTCATACCTTCCAACCCTTCAAAGAAGAACTCACACTAAGCTCTCTCCATTTCAAATGACACTTGACATGAATGAACCATAATAACACTAAGCCTCACCTACTGAAAAAGAGTGGAAACAACCTATACAAATTGGGAAATATTTGAACTTCTAACCACCAGAATAAGTGCAGACTTGACAACACTAGTTATGCAGCACAGATAAAGCATGATCCTTCTATCCAGTGCCTTTAGCAAACAACTTTGTAAAAGCATCTTAAGAGCAGCACACAAAGGGTAAAAAAGGAACAAATGAAGCTCTGCAGTTCTCCTCAAGTGCAACATACCAAGCACTTGATATCTGCCAGGAAACTGGCATCCTTGAGCTGACTAAcacatttaaaatttctttctgaaagGGTAGTTTGCAGTTACAAAAGTACATCATGCTTATCAGATGAAACCATGAAGTAATTTGTAACATAACATGCAAACTGAAGAGAACTGCAAAGGAATTTTGTTTAGAATAAAGCCTAAGTTGTCAACAAGCTCCCACATAGGCTTACTCAGCACCAGCTGCTTAACAAGGTATTTGAGAGAAGAGCTTCACTTGCTCTAAACTTCTGAACTTtcccattaaaagaaaaatttgtcTGTATGGTTCACCAAAACCCACGTGTTTTAAGTAGTTTCAGATTTATAAGCTTGTATAGGTTGGTTTTCACCTGAGTAATTTGAAATATCACATTCAGGTCTGTATTAATAACTACATCACCTTATATTAGTGGATCTCATTTTGGCAAGACATGccaagaaaaattaattcttaACCTACAGAAGCCATAGATCCATATACTATCCATCAAAACAACTCTACCCATTTTTTTTGTTGACCATTTACTGTATGACTACTTTAACCTCAgctaaaaataaatcacaacAGAGTTGAGAACATCCTTGGAGGCAAGGATGATCTAAAATAACCCAAATATGCAGTTTCAGAAAACAAACTGAATAATGTGAGAAGAGTAAGCATCACAATCACAGGGAATTTACCCACAACactccttttctttccagttaACCTAAAAAAGGGGAGACAAGGAACAAGAATGATAAGGATAAGTACAGGACAAAGATAAGTGCATGGGAGCTGAAGCAACACCCAAAATCCAATTGAACATGTAGGAAGATGTCTGaccatttaaaatttttctctCCTGCAACTTCTGACATAGAGCAGAAAAAACTTCCttcaatttttcatttcaaagcaCTTTTAAAACATCACAGGGATCATTTacaaagcagcagagcacaaTGCTCCAGCTACATTTCAATAACAGTTGCCAAAACAGGATCTGCAAGGAACATTAACTGTATATTTAAAAATTTGATCACAGGTTTGATAGTCTACTATAGTCTTAACCCACAAGAACCCACTGCATAACCAACTGTATGGACTTCTGtacacttattttttaaatgtcaggTATTTCCAGTTATGCTACTGCTGCATTTTAAAAGCCAAACACCCAGAGCTCCAAAATGTATGAATCTGCATTATAAATGAGTGTAAGGTTACAACGGACACAATGTAATTGTTGTTGACAGAACTCAAGCtgtaagaaaagaaagaaagccaTAATAGTATTCCCCCTCCTCTTGACTAATCAGTGATAAATTTTTAAACTGGGCATAATCCCAATTCTCCTCACAATGTAAAACAGCATGGGTATTTTATAGTCGTAATGTAGTTTTCTTCAGAAAGAATTTCATTATGGTCCTCTTTCATGACTTCCAGAAGTGTTCTATCTGCCAGCTAGAAACCAAATTAGTTATTGTCCATTGAAACTTGTGGTGAAAACCCACAGGTCTGACAGAACAACTACTTTGTTCCTTATTTCATTTAGTTAATCCCTGCTTTGTCTGGCATTTCAAATACAGCTGGAACCGTGGCTTCCTCTTTTGTAGTCCTTTTACCCAACTCAGACATATTCTTGGTCAAGACATTCTGCTACATTATTTTGTAAACCTGGTATTTCAAGTGATGTTTACAATGTGATTTAACCTGAAGTATAATTGGAACAAGATCTATGATCAATAATATGGATATGATAAATAATATTTATCATCTTATTTTTGAGCCAGTTAGTGATCAAATTTAAAAGTCAAGTATAAAGCTAATGTGCTCTGTTCACTTATAGATTCTTTAAACATATATTTCTTAAAAGAAACCACCAATTTTTCAGTACACTATATAATAAGGATTGTGATTTGAAGGAAATTATAACAGTCTTTACTTGTATAACAGAGCATAACTTGCCTAACTTCTGTGATCTGTAATAAGTAACATCCCAGGTTTCTGGCACCAGACCTTACACCCTGAGGTGAGGAATCTGACACAGTTAAAGTGTTCATGTTTAGTGCATTGCTTTAGTCACAAGCACAGATTTATGTTGACAAATTCCAGTAACTTCTGCAGATCTCAACAGTTTAAGATTAGACTGAAGTCAGATTTCTATCAACTGCTCATGGCATGCGGTTGTACCAAGGTTTtctaggaaaaataaagaattgtattctctctctctcagataccattttctgtatttctttcttttacctGTTTGcttgttgggtttttattaACTGGAAGTGCTAGTTCCTGCTTCCATGTGCTTCTTTATATTCACATTCTAACGTTCACCATCAAGGAATTTCTCAAAAGTTTCAGTACCACAAACAGGAGACCACTGTGTAAGTCATACTATAAATGCAATTCACCAATACACTCACAATACATACTGACATTGTACTCTAAACAAGAAAAATgttgattaattaattaagaTTCAAGGTTCAAATGTTGTTCTCAAGTCACATGCATTTAAGAATGCAATTCAAGTTAATCTGAAACattaaaagaagagagaaaacagaaatcagTAATGCCAGAAAAATTCTGTTAGGCAAAGAActggaaagagaaaatgcaTATTCTCCTTGTCTGATCACTAACTAGGTTTTCAAAACATTTACAACAAAACCAGGCTATCTGATTATTTGTTTGCAGTAAAGAGGGAACAATATGTGCTTTCCTCACACACAGATCACATCCTTATTCACTACCTTTTTGTAGAGTAATAGCAACAGCCTAACAAAGACCAGGCAGCATAGAGAACAATGCAATTACACTACACAAAAGCAGGTATAAATAGTTCCTTCTCTGTGTATCTTCTAAGGCCAAACTTGAAACAGCATGTTTGGCTCTTATAAAAGACCTAAAAAATCAGGAGGTCGCTAAGAGTATCTCTAAAGAAATACTTGAGGCATGTAAATTCAAAAGAAATCCCTTGTAAAGCAGAATGTTTCCTTTAACTTGAGAGGAAGCAAAGCAATGAATAACCTCTCAGCTGTGGATTATTCTGAAGAAAAGCTGAGTTAAGCAAACCACCTCCTTAAAGCATACAGGAAACACAATAATCAGAAATGGCACAATCAAGATCTCCATGACAGAAATTACAACGTTACTGAAATACCTCACAGTAAAAGCCTTGCAATGGCAAGGAGATGGATTCAAGTCATTAGCTGCTAGCCTCTGATCTTTCCAAGAACATTTAACTCTTACTGCAAGGGAATTCCTCCAGCAAATGCCAAAAATATCACAGTATGGACCAGATTTAGACTTCTTATTACAGCACAGTGTTTGCTTTCAGTAGGAAAAGCTGTCCTCTTCCATTATCTCTTTGCCTTTTCTCTGTCTTATGAACAATGGAAACCAGATTCCCAGTCTTTCTGCACCTGAGAACCTACTTCTAGAATGGTAGTTGTAAATGAGGAGAGCCTGTCTGTCAGAACACCATTTCTGCAACCCAAATCCACTCTAGAGAGAGAGTGTCTGTCCAGGCTGAAGTCAATATGTTCTTAAATTGGTTTAATaagcttatttttatttttggaaataGTTACCAGCAAACAAAATACAGCAAGAAAATGTTTACTTCATAAAGCCTCCAAGAAATCAATGTTTTCGATTTTGAACTTCATGCTGTTACAGCCAGAAGGTCCATTACCCAAAGCAGGACTTTCAGAGCACCTTTTCTTGGAGTTGCATGAGGTGAGGAAAACAATGTTCTTCAGTTCCAGTAAGGCAAACTTATCTAAGCCTTATTTCTCACTACCAAACATTTGGAATTAATCAATTCCAC
The genomic region above belongs to Passer domesticus isolate bPasDom1 chromosome 3, bPasDom1.hap1, whole genome shotgun sequence and contains:
- the AFTPH gene encoding aftiphilin isoform X1, which encodes MLKQNQTMEPDIIRMYSSSPPPLDNGADDDDEDEFGGFSGVSTAGVAFADFDTADYSHPKEEFIPTNHFIPLHDYSDNVASIATFTSVKNGKDKDCIAELPTHTKELSDMSATSTIKEKSKFRTSGTALEDVNRRGEQRDNTGKSEGFSSCVVRTGVTVERQEEQIDACNGEKLPCLEILTNGFAASDPVNPQGTEDLDSIGDSKGLKTVGTHTTEQNLNSLPSSGEDVADFATFSNKTPPHLEGTGPTICSVLNERDSVSIQENNRINRVTHSEEEVCISEISCEQGPSALEFTISSTSQTTGSSICTTENGEHSGRRRQHHIENGKDFSRPEDSSEAADIKADKIHSLSCDPAGDKLGGDEDLKNGGSSTEGLACSDKHDDVFGDFGSVSSAPPTFRIAQDSVNALDSERTSEQPAHISEPNEEFGEFRDTSTVCKQPASLDQAELNQAADTLECDTTSKTSGVDFQHTTEVGNGDDTEFGDFDSVPKAQDESVAFQDSDDFADFSSAGCNQATDWNAFEDEQKDSCSWAAFGDEQAGESHHRKETWQSHRTDVSARSDGPVLHKTDSVALASFQGTSSKQSQELSPSVQTTLLSRLERIFEVCFPSIPVAEIEEEISSLNHLLEAGEKQITTEETLGTTGELMDVWTELQDIHDAYGLRYQWGGSHSNKKLLCSLGIDTRNILFTGNKKQPVIVPMYAAGLGMLEPTKEPLKPISAAEKIASIGQTPPVSPEMNTCASDQFQESLPPVQFDWSSSGLTNPLDASGGSTLLNLDFFGPVDDSSSSSTTTIPGVDPELYELTTSKLETSNASSRVTDAFARLMSTVEKASTSTRKPKKEEHLSEEAAKVISSLPDLTFMHAKVLMFPATLTPSTSCQEKVD
- the AFTPH gene encoding aftiphilin isoform X2; translated protein: MLKQNQTMEPDIIRMYSSSPPPLDNGADDDDEDEFGGFSGVSTAGVAFADFDTADYSHPKEEFIPTNHFIPLHDYSDNVASIATFTSVKNGKDKDCIAELPTHTKELSDMSATSTIKEKSKFRTSGTALEDVNRRGEQRDNTGKSEGFSSCVVRTGVTVERQEEQIDACNGEKLPCLEILTNGFAASDPVNPQGTEDLDSIGDSKGLKTVGTHTTEQNLNSLPSSGEDVADFATFSNKTPPHLEGTGPTICSVLNERDSVSIQENNRINRVTHSEEEVCISEISCEQGPSALEFTISSTSQTTGSSICTTENGEHSGRRRQHHIENGKDFSRPEDSSEAADIKADKIHSLSCDPAGDKLGGDEDLKNGGSSTEGLACSDKHDDVFGDFGSVSSAPPTFRIAQDSVNALDSERTSEQPAHISEPNEEFGEFRDTSTVCKQPASLDQAELNQAADTLECDTTSKTSGVDFQHTTEVGNGDDTEFGDFDSVPKAQDESVAFQDSDDFADFSSAGCNQATDWNAFEDEQKDSCSWAAFGDEQAGESHHRKETWQSHRTDVSARSDGPVLHKTDSVALASFQGTSSKQSQELSPSVQTTLLSRLERIFEVCFPSIPVAEIEEEISSLNHLLEAGEKQITTEETLGTTGELMDVWTELQDIHDAYGLRYQWGGSHSNKKLLCSLGIDTRNILFTGNKKQPVIVPMYAAGLGMLEPTKEPLKPISAAEKIASIGQTPPVSPEMNTCASDQFQESLPPVQFDWSSSGLTNPLDGVDPELYELTTSKLETSNASSRVTDAFARLMSTVEKASTSTRKPKKEEHLSEEAAKVISSLPDLTFMHAKVLMFPATLTPSTSCQEKVD